The uncultured Desulfobulbus sp. genome window below encodes:
- a CDS encoding glycosyltransferase: MPTTSGQKTILWWGRFDPAYSRNAIILQALNLLDWKVNFFFPHISATADIEALWGVREKPDALWVPCFRQRDYQAARRFAKRRKIPLIFDPLISAYDKRVFEFEKVNANSSKAQKLKDWETLMFSSADMVLADTTAHKSFFEQDLGASPKSCFVVPVGADQNIFRPQPFHPLSSPPEILFYGSFLPLHGPETIIEAARLCPTAHWTLIGNGSLREACETQAEGLSNLSIESPIPYSELPDRIKQADILLGIFGTTPKAGRVIPNKVFQALSCGRPIVTRSSNVYPPESLEKNSGLVFVAPGDSKALANAVTRLLASEENLKRFGNNALQTFNSCFSFDKITHALKQALSSLDFDIQ, encoded by the coding sequence ATGCCAACGACATCCGGACAAAAAACAATACTCTGGTGGGGTCGTTTTGACCCTGCCTATTCAAGAAACGCCATTATATTGCAAGCACTCAACTTGCTTGACTGGAAGGTTAACTTTTTTTTCCCACACATCTCGGCAACTGCTGATATTGAAGCATTGTGGGGTGTCCGCGAAAAACCAGACGCTCTCTGGGTCCCTTGTTTCCGGCAACGTGATTACCAGGCAGCAAGACGATTTGCCAAGCGTAGAAAGATCCCTCTTATCTTTGACCCTTTGATCAGCGCATACGACAAACGTGTTTTTGAATTTGAGAAGGTGAACGCAAACAGCTCAAAGGCCCAAAAACTCAAAGATTGGGAAACACTAATGTTTTCATCTGCCGATATGGTATTGGCAGACACAACGGCACACAAATCGTTTTTTGAACAAGACTTGGGTGCTTCGCCCAAAAGCTGCTTTGTTGTTCCGGTTGGGGCCGATCAAAATATATTCCGCCCTCAACCATTTCACCCCCTATCCAGCCCCCCGGAAATTTTATTTTATGGAAGTTTTCTGCCTCTACATGGCCCTGAAACAATCATTGAGGCTGCCCGACTTTGCCCTACGGCGCATTGGACTTTAATAGGAAACGGAAGTCTCAGAGAAGCCTGCGAGACACAAGCAGAAGGACTCTCAAACCTTTCTATCGAATCACCGATTCCTTATTCAGAGCTCCCAGATCGCATCAAACAGGCTGATATTCTACTCGGGATTTTTGGCACCACACCTAAAGCAGGCCGGGTCATACCAAACAAAGTTTTTCAGGCACTCTCCTGCGGACGTCCGATTGTGACCCGATCATCTAATGTCTACCCCCCCGAAAGTCTAGAAAAAAACAGCGGGCTGGTCTTTGTAGCGCCAGGCGATTCGAAGGCTTTAGCAAATGCGGTAACACGACTTCTGGCATCGGAAGAAAATTTGAAACGATTTGGCAACAATGCACTACAGACATTCAATTCATGCTTTTCTTTTGATAAAATCACCCATGCACTTAAACAGGCATTATCCTCCCTGGATTTCGACATTCAATAA
- a CDS encoding glycosyltransferase: protein MKILHVANFSHLDARTFHYACDRKLNNALTRNGHCVFDFSYRDIARAQGLFKHTKWGIPKMNKQLIDRVSSFRPDLLLLAHSELITLETLQTVRNKFPSMAVAMWYVDGLCYPERIAFIKKRLPFLDAFFATTAGSDLAALKRPQLQVAYIPNPVDPTIETGKNFENDHFTTDFFYCGRDHKEPERRDFLLALAQKLDYLSTEFRGCLNQPGAFGADYTDLLQTSKLGLNYSRRNDVKWMSSDRLVHLTGNGILTCCPRVPGLDTLYHDDEVIYFNGLDDLLDKIRFYHLHDDKRKTVAQAGWKRAHESFNADRITRFMIENIFRTPYTAPYEWLEEVY, encoded by the coding sequence ATGAAAATACTGCATGTTGCCAATTTTTCACATCTCGACGCCCGCACTTTTCATTATGCATGCGACCGAAAATTGAATAATGCTTTGACTCGTAACGGCCACTGTGTCTTCGACTTTAGCTATCGTGATATTGCGCGCGCCCAGGGCTTATTTAAGCACACCAAGTGGGGCATTCCCAAAATGAACAAGCAGCTCATTGATAGAGTCTCCTCTTTCAGGCCAGACCTTCTACTTTTGGCGCATAGCGAGCTCATCACCCTGGAAACCCTGCAGACAGTCCGCAATAAATTTCCCTCCATGGCTGTCGCCATGTGGTATGTCGACGGACTTTGCTACCCTGAGCGAATAGCCTTTATCAAAAAACGTCTTCCCTTTCTTGATGCCTTCTTTGCCACCACGGCGGGATCAGATCTCGCCGCACTTAAAAGGCCTCAGCTCCAAGTTGCCTACATCCCCAACCCGGTCGATCCCACCATCGAAACGGGCAAAAACTTTGAAAATGACCATTTCACAACTGACTTTTTCTATTGTGGAAGGGACCACAAAGAACCGGAGCGACGAGACTTTCTCCTTGCGCTCGCCCAAAAACTCGACTACCTCAGCACTGAATTCCGAGGCTGCCTCAATCAACCTGGCGCTTTTGGCGCAGACTACACCGACCTTCTTCAAACAAGCAAACTGGGCCTCAACTATAGTCGCAGAAATGATGTAAAATGGATGAGTTCTGATCGGCTGGTTCACCTCACCGGCAACGGCATCCTCACCTGCTGCCCGAGGGTCCCAGGGCTAGACACGCTTTACCATGACGATGAAGTTATCTACTTTAACGGCCTAGACGACCTGCTCGATAAAATTCGCTTTTACCATCTACATGATGACAAACGCAAAACCGTTGCCCAGGCTGGCTGGAAACGAGCACACGAATCATTTAATGCCGACCGAATTACCCGTTTTATGATTGAAAATATTTTCAGAACCCCTTACACGGCCCCCTATGAATGGCTCGAAGAGGTCTATTAA